In the genome of Astatotilapia calliptera chromosome 18, fAstCal1.2, whole genome shotgun sequence, the window agagaaaacCAGTCAATCCTTATCACGTAAGTAACTTTACCAACAAGGGTCTTTTTTCAGCAGTTAAGAGTTATACTTCTTGGTCTTGAAATGTATGTCTTTTTCTACTCAGTGGAGAATCTGGAGCTGGAAAGACTGTCAACACCAAGCGTGTCATTCAGTACTTTGCCAGCATTGCTGCTGTCCCAAGTGGGAAGAaagatccagctgcagagaagaaggttttcaaacattttcaattcaattcaattcaattcagttcaattcatggGTATgtgtatagcaccaaatcacagcaacaagtGCCTCAAGATGCTTTTCACAATCACAATTCCACTTGGGAAGCTTTGCACTTTAGATCTTGTCTTTGATTTTCACATCAGGGAACCCTGGAGGATCAAATTATCCAGGCTAACCCCGCTCTAGAGGCCTTTGGCAATGCCAAGACCATCAGGAATGACAACTCTTCCAGATTTGTGAGTGTCTTTAGATTCTTCTTTCCCTTTATCATCTCCATCTTTTTCTTCTAGCtactccctttaggggtcaccacagtggaATATCTGCCTCAACTTCACTCTATCCCTTGCATTCTCctttgtcacaccaaccctgtGCATGGCTATATGATGACTAAAATCTGCTTTTTTCCACCTAACAGGGGAAATTCATCCGTATTCACTTTGACAACCGAGGAAAGCTGGCCTCTGCTGACATTGAAACTTGTAAGTAACtgtgtttatgtggaaaatttGAAAGTAGACTTATTACATGCAACTTATCTGTATACCAGATAAGTtacaaataattgatttctcTTACAGACCTTCTAGAAAAGTCTCGTGTGACCTTCCAGCTCAAAGCTGAGAGGGACTACCACATTTTCTACCAGATCCTGTCTCAGATAAAGCCTGAACTTCTGGGTACACAGTCATTAACCTTAAGAACTATCACTATATGGAAAACAGCTAgacattttgtaattttatatttttctatctCCTTAGAGATGCTGCTCATTACCAACAACCCTTATGACTACGCCTTCATCTCCCAAGGAGAGACAACAGTAGCCTCTATCAATGATTCTGAAGAGCTGATGGCCACTGATGTGAGTTGAATCTTAGATGCACTGCGGCAATTTTAGTCGAAAATTCAAAAGCAAAAACgaaaatagtaaaataatgtttttgatttttgtcaGGAAGCCTTTGATGTTCTGGGCTTCACTCAAGAAGAGAAGAACAGTATTTACAAGCTTACTGGTGCAATCATGCACTATGGCAACATGAAGTTTAAACAGAAGCAGAGAGAAGAGCAGGCAGAGGCTGATGGTACTGAAGGTGAGAGAAGACTATTGACAAACTACAGTCAGTGAGGATCTCTGTGGGCACTGATGACTTTAAATCAAAACTGCTATTTTGCCACAGATGCTGACAAAGTAGCTTATCTGATGGGCCTGAACTCTGCTGACCTCATCAAAGGTCTCTGTCACCCAAGAGTCAAAGTAGGAAATGAGTGGGTCACCAAGGGACAAAATGTGGCCCAGGTGAGATAATATGAAACTTTTGGAGAATTCCAAAATAATTCCCTAAACTTTATCAAGGTGTACTTTTATGCATTTCCTTGTTAGGTGAACTATGCTATCGGTGCGCTGTCAAAGTCAGTGTATGAGAAGATGTTTCTGTGGATGGTAATAAGAATCAACCAGTCCCTGGACACCAAACAGCCTCGGCAGTATTTTATTGGGGTGCTTGACATTGCTGGATTTGAGATCTTTGATGTGAGTTTGGAAATATTATATTCTTCTTATATGGTAGTCCTGGatgtaaaatacaatttaaatccTGATCATACTGTTGTCCGTCTCACTTCAGTTCAACACCTTTGAGCAGATGTGCATCAACTTCACCAACGAAAAACTGCAACAGTTTTTCAACCACCACATGTTTGTACTGGAGCAGGAAGAGTACAAGAAAGAGGGCATCGAATGGACTTTCATTGACTTTGGCATGGATCTGCAGGCCTGTATCGACCTGATTGAAAAGGTGAAACACTGTACAATTACATGTTCAGCTAAAACTAATACAAATATAGTCTTTAACAAACACTTATACTTTCTGTCCTTTAGCCCATGGGTATCATGTCCATCCTTGAAGAGGAGTGCATGTTCCCCAAAGCCAGTGATGCCACCTTTAAAGCTAAGCTCTATGACAACCACCTGGGAAAATCCAGCAACTTCCAGAAGCCCAGAGTTGTCAAAGGAAAACCAGAGGCTCACTTTGCCCTGGTTCACTACGCTGGAACTGTTGATTATAATATCAACAACTGGTTGGTGAAGAACAAGGATCCTCTGAATGAGACTGTTGTGGCATTGTACCAAAAGTCGACCGTCAAACTTCTTGCAACTCTCTTTGCAAATTATGCAGGAGCTGACTCGGGtaggttttaaaaaattactaGCATCTTAGTTTACAAGTGATTATTAAAGCATCATGTAATAAGCTACTAGCCCAACCTTCCCCTGCCCACTTTCCCACAAATAACAACTGTATCTTACAGCTGAATCTGGTGGGAAGGGCAAAGGTGGAACCAAGAAGAAAGGTTCTTCCTTCCAAACTGTATCAGCTTTGCACAGGGTAATACCAGTATAACTGTACATGTTATAGATTGGTTAATAGAAACATTATTCCTGAATTTAGGACCTTAAAAGTCATTTTGAATTGTAATGTATTTTGAAGGACAATGGCAATTCTTTTCTCTATGATGTGCTATCAGGAGAACTTGAACAAGCTGATGACCAACTTGAGGTCGACTCACCCTCACTTTGTACGCTGCATCATCCCCAACGAGACCAAGACTCCAGGGGCCATGGAGAACCCTCTGGTGATGCACCAGCTGCGCTGTAACGGTGTGCTGGAAGGCATCAGGATCTGCAGAAAGGGTTTCCCCAACAGGATCCTCTATGGAGATTTCAAGCAGAGGTGTCTGTTAGATAATTGGAAAATATAAGCAACATCAAATTTCTTAGTTATCCATTctggtgtgtttttgtggtttgaCATTttatgtaatataaaataaagttgaaatgctcacttttttcccccaggtATCGCATTTTAAACCCAAGTGCTATTCCTGAAGGACAGTTCATCGATAACAAAAAGGCTTCAGAGAAGCTTTTGGGCTCTTTGGATATAGATCACAACCAGTACAAACTGGGTCACACCAAGGTCAGTACTGATAGAACAAATTTTGGCATATGCTGTTATTCTTGGTGTTATCATGTCCATGATGATAATAAAGTGGTCAAGAGTAAttctaacacacacaaaaagtgcCTTCAACATGGGTTTCTTGATCTTAGGTATTCTTCAAAGCTGGGTTGCTTGGACTGCTGGAGGAGATGCGAGATGACCGTTTAGCTCTAATCATCACGAGGATACAAGCAAGATCCCGAGGTGTTCTTGCAAGAATTGAATTTCAGAAGATTGTTGAACGCAGGTATTTGGTACAATGAAACTCCGATTTCAAATCAGTTCAAAAGTTACATGAAAAATGGAATAtcaaagaaatgacaaaacatTTTAGTAAAGGTAGCATTCGTCTTCCTTTCATTAACTGAAAGTCAAAAACACCGCTAGGTTGTGTGCTATGGTCTTTAGTTTTGAGGAGGTTTCACAACATTACTTTTAGGATCAGGTGAAGTCCAAAAGTTTGAACCAAATGAGTTTGGTGTAAAAGTCCTCTGACACTGTATTGTAGTCTCAATACCTTACACTATCCTAGCAagctattttattttccttggaACACTGAAAACATCTTCATAAAGGgtacaaattaaataaagaacgtaatttatttattaattaatgttGGTTCTGCGCTTTAGCAGGCCCGCTAGCTCAGAGACTCATCACCCATGAAGAAAGCAAGACAACAACTTAACCGGTCTTTACTTGATAGCAAGGGAAGGCTGGTCGGAACCAGGCTCTTGGAGCTGAACGCTCCTCACCTGTTTCCCAGCCAACTTCAAAGAAACAGCCTTCCCTGCAGCCTTTTATTCAGTGAATACAAGCACCACCCATATGGTCACAaaaagttaaaacactgtgtgtgtgtgtgtgtgtgtgtgtgtgtgtgtgtgtgtgtgtgtgtgtgtgtgtgtgtgtgtgtgtatacatgacTTCCCGCCACACAATATATGCTTACAACTGTTTAACCACATTTCCTAGTTATCCACAGGACATCTCCCCACACCCGTATATGGCCTAACTTTAATGGTTTAATGGTTAGGCTAGATGAGTATGGCTAAATGGCCGTGAGTGAACATCCTCCACAAGATAAGGAAACCAGAATCTCACATGGACTGTGCCTGCGGTTAAACATTCCAGCCTCCCCAGCATTCAACAGGCCGGGGAGGAGAACAAAAGAATATCTAAACATGCTGTTTAAGGCAAagtttacaaatttaagtacaACAATGGCAACATTAAACAATTTACTCTGACAATTAatattttcaggtttatttagaTATAATAGATACTTTCACACTCACAAACTGAAGACTGAAAAAACGATTGATTGACATTAAATAAGCAGAGTCTGGATTACTACAGAATTTTTTACAAGTCAAATGTCTGCAGGGATGCTCTTCTTGTGATCCAGTGGAACATCCGTGCCTTCATGGGGGTCAAAAATTGGCCCTGGATGAAGATGTTCTTCAAGATCAAACCTCTGCTGAAGTCAGCAGAGACTGAGAAAGAGATGGCCAACATGAAGGAAGAGTTTGCCAAACTGAAAGAGGCTTATGCAAAATCAGAAGCCCGCAGGAAAGAACTGGAAGAGAAAATGGTCACTCTTCTCCAAGAAAAGAACGACCTGCAGCTCCAAGTTCAGGCTGTATGTTAAAGGATAGTTTCTTACAGTATGACAACAAATATCAACATCACatgtattgtgtgtgtttgtcggctTAATGCGTATGTCATACTTTTTGTCTTCAGGAGCAAGACAATCTAGGCGATGCTGAAGAAAGATGTGAGGGGCTGATCAAGAGCAAAATTCAGCTGGAGGCCAAAATCAAAGAGCTGACAGAGAGgctggaggatgaggaggagatgAATGCAGAACTGACTGCTAAGAagaggaagctggaggacgagTGCTCCGAGCTGAAGAAAGACATCGATGACTTAGAGTTAACTCTAGCTAAAGTGGAGAAGGAGAAGCATGCCACTGAGAACAAGGTACTTGATGTTTCTATTTCTGACAACAAGGGTATGAAAAAGAGACGTTTCTAAACTGTGCACAGAATTTGTAATACCATCATTTACCTGCAACAGGTCAAGAACCTTGTTGAAGAGATGGCTGCTCAGGATGAGATCATTGCCAAGCTGACCAAGGAAAAGAAAGCTTTACAGGAAGCTCATCAGCAAACTCTGGACGACCTGCAGAGTGAGGAAGACAAAGTCAACACTCTGACCAAGGCCAAGGCTAAGCTGGAGCAGCAAGTGGATGATGTAAGaacttttaaataataatacttttttatgtatttacattttatatatatttactttttatatatatttacttttttccccacagctTGAGGGGTCTTTagaacaagaaaagaaagtccGTATGGACCTTGAGCGAGCAAAGAGGAAGCTTGAAGGAGACCTCAAGTTAGCTCAAGAAAGTATCATGGACCTAGAAAATGATAAGCAGCAGCTCGAAGAGAGGCTGAAGAAGTAAGAATTAAGAACTGAACTTCTAACACTTGTTTTCATAACAAAGTTATTTTGTACcagcaaaatatattttttccatcCACAGGAAAGATTTTGAGATTAGTCAACTGAACGGTAAAATAGAAGATGAACAAGTAATGAGTGCCCAGCTCCAGAAAAAACTGAAGGAGTTGCAGGTGATAAAAGAATAGAACAAAGTGTGAAAAGTGGTGAAAAGTAACGTAGAGCAACAAAATTTCATGGCATGGTGTGCCTTGATTTTGGTCTAGGCTCGTATTgaggagctggaggaagagcttgaggcagagagagctgctCGAGCCAAGGTGGAGAAGCAGAGAGCTGACCTGGCCAGAGAGCTGGAGGAGATCAGTGAGAGGTTGGAGGAGGCTGgaggagccacagctgcccagATTGAGATGAACAAGAAGAGGGAGGCCGAGTTCCAGAAACTGCGCAGAGACCTCGAAGAGGCCACTCTGCACCACGAAGCCACTACTGCCACGCTCAGGAAGAAACAAGCCGACAGTGTTGCTGAGCTGGGAGAGCAGATTGACAACCTGCAGAGAGTCAAGCAGAAACTGGAGAAGGAGAAGAGTGAGCTCAGACTGGAGCTGGATGATGTGGTCTCCAATATGGAACAAATTGTCAAGGCAAAGGTAAGTTACTTTCAGGTATTAGGGATTGTTCTcattgccaaatcaaacattaaTTTTATAATTGTGTACATGATTGGCCATCTACTGCTTTTTGTTCACAGAACAACTTGGAGAAAATGTGCAGGTCTCTGGAAGACCAGATGaatgaatataaaacaaaatcagaagaGGGACAGCGTGCCATCAATGACTTCACCATGCAGAAAGCAAAGCTTCAAACTGAGAACGGTATGCATTAGACCTGAACAGCATATTTTAGTTGTGCCAGTGTGCGGTACTGAATTGAATGTTATGCTTAAATAAGGTGAACTTTTGAGGCAGCTTGAGGAAAAGGATTCTCTGGTGTCTCAACTCACGAGAGGAAAACAGTCGTACACTCAGCAAATTGAAGACCTGAAAAGACAACTGGAGGAAGAAGTCAAGGTAGCAAATAATCATCAGTGTAACCTCATTAGGTAGAGACCATTGGTACACCCAGTGCATAAagatacattttcttttaggCCAAGAACGCATTAGCCCATGCAGTGCAGTCTTCTCGCCATGACTGTGACCTGCTCAGGGAGCAGtatgaggaggagcaggaggctaAAGCTGAACTGCAACGTAGCATGTCCAAGGCCAACTCTGAGGTGGCTCAGTGGAGAACCAAGTATGAAACTGATGCCATCCAGAGGACCGAAGAACTAGAAGAGGCCAAGTAAGCCAAATACACTAAGTCCACGAACTCAGCAAAGGTAAAGAGCGTTTAACCACAAATACATATTTTCATCACCTAGAAAGAAGCTGGCTCAGCGTCTGCAGGAGGCTGAGGAGGCTGTTGAAGCAGTGAATGCTAAATGTTCCTCTCTGGAGAAGACCAAACACAGGCTGCAGAATGAGATTGAAGATCTCATGGTGGATGTAGAGAGGtctaatgctgctgctgctgctctggacaagaaacaaagaaactttGACAAGGTTTTCATCCGGCACTTATTATTTCACTGAAGCAGAAGGTCAATCTTTTatctaaaatgaaaactttcttGTAGGTCTTGGCAGAGTGGAAACAGAAGTACGAGGAGTCTCAAACAGAGCTGGAGAGCTCTCAGAAAGATGCCAGGTCTCTGAGCACTGAGCTCTTCAAACTGAAGAACTCCTATGAAGAATCTCTTGAACATTTGGAGACCATGAAGAGAGAGAACAAGAACTTACAAGGTGACATAATTACCCATTAAAATCATACATGAACAGTTTGTTCACAGTATAAcggcatttattttttacaatatgCCCTCAGAGGAAATATCTGACCTCACTGAACAAATTAGCGAAGGTGGAAAGAATATTCATGAGCTTGAGAAGATTCGAAAGCAGTTGGAACAAGAGAAGTCTGAGATACAGACAGCTCTGGAGGAAGCAGAGGTAAGCTGCTGCATACTGGCCTTTTTCAAATTTGAAAGATTTTAGGTTGTGAGGATTAATTCATTACAAGTTATGTAGTCATTGTGTCTAATTTCTATTTGTGACAGGCCACACTGGAGCATGAGGAAGGGAAGATTCTCAGAGCCCAACTTGAGTTTAACCAAGTAAAGGCTGACATTGAGCGCAAGCTAGCTGAGAAAGATGAAGAAATGGAGCAATCGAAAAGAAACCACCAGCGAACTGTGGATACTCTTCAAAGCTCTCTGGAGGCTGAGACTCGCAGCAGGAATGAGGCCCTGCGTCTGAAAAAGAAGATGGAAGGAGACCTCAATGAGATGGAGATCCAGCTAAGCCAGGCTAACAGGCAGGCAGCTGAGGCCCAGAAACAACTTAAGGCCGTCCATGCCCATCTGAAGGTCTGAATAAACAAGCAGTTCTACTTCtttgaaacaaaaatcaaaaccaaaGTGAAACATCAGTTAaaattttgggggtttttatcTTCAAGGATACTCAACTTCAGCTGGACGACTCTCTGCGAGCCAGTGATGATATGAAGGAAAACATTGCCATTGTTGAGCGACGCAACAACCTTCTTCAGGCTGAagtggaggagctgagagcagCTCTGGATCAAACGGAGAGAAGCCGCAAACTTGCAGAGCAAGAGCTGCTGGATGTCAGTGAGAGAGTGCAGCTACTGCACTCACAGGTAAGACTGGAGAAGACTTGATACAGAAACTATCTATTGAAAATATACtcaggaatttaaaaaatcatatttttcatCTGAACACCAGAACACCAGCCTGATAAACCAAAAGAAGAAGCTGGAGGCTGATACATCCCAGCTTCAAACTGAAG includes:
- the LOC113010938 gene encoding myosin-7-like, which encodes MGDAAMKEFGAAAPYLRKSDKERLEAQTRPFDMKKECFVPDPEVEYVKATITSRDGDKVTADTEFGKTVTVKECDVHPQNPPKFDKIEDMAMFTFLHEPAVLFNLKERYAAWMIYTYSGLFCVTVNPYKWLPVYNQEVVAAYRGKKRTEAPPHIFSISDNAYQYMLADRENQSILITGESGAGKTVNTKRVIQYFASIAAVPSGKKDPAAEKKGTLEDQIIQANPALEAFGNAKTIRNDNSSRFGKFIRIHFDNRGKLASADIETYLLEKSRVTFQLKAERDYHIFYQILSQIKPELLEMLLITNNPYDYAFISQGETTVASINDSEELMATDEAFDVLGFTQEEKNSIYKLTGAIMHYGNMKFKQKQREEQAEADGTEDADKVAYLMGLNSADLIKGLCHPRVKVGNEWVTKGQNVAQVNYAIGALSKSVYEKMFLWMVIRINQSLDTKQPRQYFIGVLDIAGFEIFDFNTFEQMCINFTNEKLQQFFNHHMFVLEQEEYKKEGIEWTFIDFGMDLQACIDLIEKPMGIMSILEEECMFPKASDATFKAKLYDNHLGKSSNFQKPRVVKGKPEAHFALVHYAGTVDYNINNWLVKNKDPLNETVVALYQKSTVKLLATLFANYAGADSAESGGKGKGGTKKKGSSFQTVSALHRENLNKLMTNLRSTHPHFVRCIIPNETKTPGAMENPLVMHQLRCNGVLEGIRICRKGFPNRILYGDFKQRYRILNPSAIPEGQFIDNKKASEKLLGSLDIDHNQYKLGHTKVFFKAGLLGLLEEMRDDRLALIITRIQARSRGVLARIEFQKIVERRDALLVIQWNIRAFMGVKNWPWMKMFFKIKPLLKSAETEKEMANMKEEFAKLKEAYAKSEARRKELEEKMVTLLQEKNDLQLQVQAEQDNLGDAEERCEGLIKSKIQLEAKIKELTERLEDEEEMNAELTAKKRKLEDECSELKKDIDDLELTLAKVEKEKHATENKVKNLVEEMAAQDEIIAKLTKEKKALQEAHQQTLDDLQSEEDKVNTLTKAKAKLEQQVDDLEGSLEQEKKVRMDLERAKRKLEGDLKLAQESIMDLENDKQQLEERLKKKDFEISQLNGKIEDEQVMSAQLQKKLKELQARIEELEEELEAERAARAKVEKQRADLARELEEISERLEEAGGATAAQIEMNKKREAEFQKLRRDLEEATLHHEATTATLRKKQADSVAELGEQIDNLQRVKQKLEKEKSELRLELDDVVSNMEQIVKAKNNLEKMCRSLEDQMNEYKTKSEEGQRAINDFTMQKAKLQTENGELLRQLEEKDSLVSQLTRGKQSYTQQIEDLKRQLEEEVKAKNALAHAVQSSRHDCDLLREQYEEEQEAKAELQRSMSKANSEVAQWRTKYETDAIQRTEELEEAKKKLAQRLQEAEEAVEAVNAKCSSLEKTKHRLQNEIEDLMVDVERSNAAAAALDKKQRNFDKVLAEWKQKYEESQTELESSQKDARSLSTELFKLKNSYEESLEHLETMKRENKNLQEEISDLTEQISEGGKNIHELEKIRKQLEQEKSEIQTALEEAEATLEHEEGKILRAQLEFNQVKADIERKLAEKDEEMEQSKRNHQRTVDTLQSSLEAETRSRNEALRLKKKMEGDLNEMEIQLSQANRQAAEAQKQLKAVHAHLKDTQLQLDDSLRASDDMKENIAIVERRNNLLQAEVEELRAALDQTERSRKLAEQELLDVSERVQLLHSQNTSLINQKKKLEADTSQLQTEVEEAVQECRNAEEKAKKAITDAAMMAEELKKEQDTSAHLERMKKNMEQTIKDLQHRLDEAEQIAMKGGKKQIQKLEARVKELENEVENEQKKASDAVKGVRKYERRIKELTYQTEEDRKNLARLQDLVDKLQLKVKSYKKAAEEAEEQANSNLTKFRKLQHELDEAEERADIAESQVNKLRAKSRDVGSKKGLDEE